A part of Methanocorpusculum vombati genomic DNA contains:
- the sepS gene encoding O-phosphoserine--tRNA ligase — translation MKFDIEEFKQRRKTDFEGAWHAGPSVITPPAAAGMYPRYTYRRANVHPIFDTIARLRAAYLSMGFDEAMVPVFIDEQDVYRQFGPEAAAVLDRVYYVGGLPRPNVGISRERLDAIAAITGSPVDEAIGEKLMKCLHGYKKGKFDGDDLTHEMSVALGVDDGVVVHILDTVFPEFKELAPESSRTTLRSHMTSGWFLSLAQMWDKRPLPIRMFSVDRCFRREQEEDATHLRTYHSASCIVAGEDVTVDEGKAVAEGLLSAFGFTEFRFQPDEKRSKYYMPETQTEVYGKHPVHGWVEVATFGLYSPAALAEYGVGVPVMNLGMGVERLAMVLTQAEDVRKLSFPQLYPPVYTDTELAKAVGLREEPQTLAGRRAVAAIVATAAPHANDPSPCEFPAWTGELFGKTVAISVAEPEENSRLLGPAALNEIFIRNGAILGVPDNEKFAEVRAEGVPTGISFLYAAANLAVARIEEAARAGEGTSVQVKMSKHPSDVNLKIEEYAMRYVTDNKKKLDLRGPVFLTVTSKIL, via the coding sequence ATGAAATTCGACATAGAAGAGTTCAAACAGCGCAGAAAAACCGACTTCGAAGGAGCCTGGCATGCAGGTCCCTCCGTCATTACTCCGCCCGCCGCCGCAGGCATGTATCCGCGCTACACGTACCGCCGAGCGAACGTTCATCCGATCTTCGATACCATTGCACGTCTTCGGGCGGCTTATCTTTCGATGGGTTTTGATGAGGCAATGGTGCCGGTCTTCATCGACGAGCAGGATGTGTACCGCCAGTTCGGTCCCGAAGCCGCCGCGGTGCTTGACCGCGTCTACTACGTCGGCGGTCTTCCGCGTCCGAACGTCGGCATTTCCCGCGAACGGCTTGATGCAATTGCTGCCATTACCGGCAGTCCCGTTGATGAGGCAATCGGCGAGAAACTGATGAAATGCCTGCACGGCTACAAGAAGGGAAAGTTCGATGGTGACGATCTTACGCATGAGATGTCGGTTGCCCTTGGTGTAGACGATGGCGTCGTCGTCCATATTCTTGATACCGTCTTTCCGGAGTTCAAGGAGCTTGCGCCTGAGTCTTCGCGGACGACGCTGCGGTCCCATATGACCAGCGGCTGGTTCCTGTCGCTTGCTCAGATGTGGGACAAACGTCCGCTGCCGATTCGCATGTTCTCCGTTGACCGCTGTTTCCGCCGCGAACAGGAGGAGGACGCGACGCATCTGCGGACGTATCACTCCGCTTCTTGTATTGTTGCAGGCGAGGATGTCACCGTCGATGAGGGGAAGGCCGTTGCCGAGGGTCTGCTTTCGGCGTTCGGGTTTACGGAGTTCCGGTTCCAGCCCGACGAAAAGCGGTCCAAATACTATATGCCTGAGACCCAGACCGAGGTGTACGGGAAACATCCGGTGCATGGATGGGTGGAGGTTGCGACGTTTGGTCTCTACTCGCCTGCTGCGCTTGCGGAGTACGGGGTCGGTGTGCCGGTGATGAATCTTGGTATGGGTGTGGAACGGCTTGCGATGGTGTTAACCCAGGCGGAGGATGTGCGTAAGCTTTCCTTTCCCCAGCTCTATCCGCCGGTCTATACGGATACGGAGCTTGCAAAGGCGGTTGGTCTGCGCGAGGAGCCGCAGACCCTTGCCGGACGCCGTGCGGTTGCGGCGATCGTCGCAACTGCGGCGCCGCACGCAAACGATCCGTCGCCCTGTGAGTTCCCTGCATGGACGGGCGAGCTGTTCGGAAAGACCGTTGCTATTTCGGTTGCAGAGCCGGAGGAGAACTCTCGTCTGCTCGGCCCTGCGGCACTGAATGAGATCTTCATCAGAAATGGTGCTATCCTCGGTGTTCCGGACAACGAAAAGTTCGCAGAGGTCCGGGCAGAGGGTGTGCCGACCGGTATTTCGTTCCTGTATGCCGCGGCAAATCTTGCGGTGGCACGGATTGAGGAGGCGGCACGTGCCGGTGAGGGGACGTCCGTTCAGGTGAAGATGTCTAAGCATCCCAGTGATGTGAATCTGAAGATCGAGGAGTATGCGATGCGGTATGTGACCGATAATAAGAAGAAACTCGATCTCCGCGGTCCGGTATTTTTGACGGTGACGTCAAAAATTCTGTAA
- a CDS encoding SLC13 family permease: protein MNKSIGLILGIAAFLALLLIPIDPEVLPTAARYAAAVTVLMAIFWITQPIPIEATALIPIVAFPLLGILSPAEACAPYADKVIFLFLGGFIIAMSMQRWGLHKRIALKIIEFTGTSPRRLILGFMIATAFLSMWMSNTATAMMMVPIAIAIIATVLPTKVYKDMTQEHKAFAGCIVLAVAYAASIGGIATLIGTPANGILVAQMQTIFPDAPAVDFFTWLKFGIPLLLIFIPLTWAWLTRVAYRKMPKTLDHAKEALKSEVAALGPMSRGEKNTLAVFLLTAFLWVFEKNKDFGTFTLPGLEMIFPGIDDCTVAIFGALLLFLLPVNWRKQEFTMNWQWAVRIPWGILLLFGGGMCLSAAFIKSGLAQSIVDYFTVLNGVPVILLIIIIALVVCFLTEVTSNTAIASVMMPILAVTGLSLGINPWILMMTAAVCSSFAFMLPVATPPNAIAYSTEYVEMKDMVKAGWALNLLGVAVFTILLYTVVMWAFGFTMDLPEWAFTTTIK, encoded by the coding sequence ATGAACAAGAGTATTGGGTTAATACTTGGCATTGCAGCATTTCTTGCCTTGTTGTTAATCCCGATAGATCCTGAGGTCCTTCCGACCGCAGCCCGGTATGCTGCGGCCGTTACGGTGCTGATGGCTATTTTCTGGATCACCCAGCCCATCCCCATTGAAGCGACCGCCCTTATCCCGATTGTTGCGTTTCCGCTTCTTGGGATTCTGAGTCCCGCAGAGGCGTGTGCGCCGTACGCGGACAAGGTTATATTCCTCTTCCTCGGCGGTTTTATCATTGCAATGTCGATGCAGCGCTGGGGTCTTCATAAACGGATTGCGCTGAAAATCATTGAGTTTACGGGAACAAGCCCGCGGCGCCTCATTCTCGGGTTTATGATTGCAACGGCGTTTCTGTCCATGTGGATGTCGAATACGGCAACCGCAATGATGATGGTGCCGATTGCAATTGCCATCATTGCGACGGTGCTGCCGACGAAGGTCTACAAGGACATGACGCAGGAACATAAGGCGTTTGCCGGGTGTATTGTTCTTGCGGTGGCGTATGCGGCAAGTATCGGCGGAATTGCAACACTTATCGGGACACCGGCAAACGGAATTCTTGTCGCCCAGATGCAGACGATCTTCCCGGACGCACCGGCGGTTGATTTTTTCACGTGGCTGAAGTTCGGTATTCCGCTGCTGCTGATCTTTATTCCGCTTACGTGGGCATGGCTGACCCGGGTTGCATACCGGAAAATGCCGAAGACACTTGACCATGCAAAAGAGGCACTCAAAAGCGAGGTCGCAGCGCTCGGCCCTATGTCGCGCGGAGAGAAGAATACGCTTGCAGTGTTTCTGCTGACGGCATTTCTGTGGGTTTTTGAGAAGAACAAGGACTTCGGAACGTTCACTCTGCCGGGTCTTGAGATGATCTTCCCGGGTATTGATGACTGTACGGTTGCAATTTTTGGCGCCCTTCTGCTGTTTCTGCTGCCGGTCAACTGGAGAAAACAGGAGTTTACGATGAACTGGCAGTGGGCCGTGCGGATCCCGTGGGGAATTCTGCTTCTGTTCGGCGGAGGTATGTGTCTGTCCGCCGCGTTCATCAAGAGCGGTCTGGCACAGTCGATTGTGGATTACTTCACCGTGCTGAACGGAGTGCCGGTCATTCTGCTCATAATTATTATCGCGCTGGTGGTCTGTTTCCTGACGGAGGTTACCTCAAACACCGCAATTGCATCGGTCATGATGCCGATTCTTGCGGTGACGGGGTTATCCCTCGGAATTAATCCGTGGATTCTGATGATGACCGCTGCGGTCTGTTCGAGTTTTGCGTTTATGCTGCCGGTTGCAACGCCGCCGAATGCCATTGCCTACAGTACGGAGTATGTCGAGATGAAGGACATGGTGAAAGCCGGATGGGCGCTGAACCTGCTGGGCGTTGCGGTGTTTACGATTCTGCTGTACACCGTGGTAATGTGGGCGTTCGGATTTACCATGGATCTGCCGGAATGGGCGTTCACGACCACAATCAAATAA
- the prf1 gene encoding peptide chain release factor aRF-1, producing the protein MAEEIPQAQIEKDEARKRYEFKKALEKLEEKEGSGTELISLYIPPDKQIYDVTAQLRDEYGQCANIKSKQTRTNVQSAISSILARLKYYKTAPENGMAVFCGAINVGGDKTDLESIIVEPPETIRTYSYRCSSSFELEPLKAMLDDKFVYGLLVIDRREAYWGFLRGTHIEPINGTNSTVPGKQRKGGQSSIRFERLRLIAIHEFYKKVGERASEAFLAEPNFFEKFKGLLIGGPMPTKEEFAEGDFLHHEVKKRIIGLFDASYTNEFGLRELVDNAQDALRGVGIMDEKKEMTRFFKELIKENGCAAYGEESVRANLEAGAVDTLLLSEKLRKARLTIACGNCGYQEVKTMQVEAGKKFKDLPFGHCPQCQSPLYLTDETDIIEELTNLADMSNTRVEIISDDFEEGSMLFSAFGGIAAVLRYPTGM; encoded by the coding sequence ATGGCAGAGGAAATACCCCAGGCACAAATTGAAAAGGATGAAGCGCGAAAGCGGTATGAGTTCAAAAAGGCGTTGGAAAAGCTGGAAGAAAAGGAAGGGTCCGGTACCGAGTTAATCTCCCTGTATATTCCGCCGGACAAACAGATCTACGATGTAACCGCCCAGCTGCGCGACGAGTACGGGCAGTGTGCCAACATCAAGAGCAAACAGACGCGGACGAATGTGCAGAGTGCGATCTCCTCCATTCTTGCACGGCTCAAATACTACAAGACGGCTCCGGAAAACGGTATGGCTGTTTTCTGCGGGGCAATCAACGTCGGCGGAGACAAAACCGATCTTGAGTCCATCATCGTTGAACCGCCGGAAACCATCCGCACCTACAGTTACCGGTGCAGTTCCAGCTTTGAACTTGAGCCGCTCAAAGCAATGCTTGACGATAAGTTCGTCTATGGTCTGCTGGTCATTGACCGCCGCGAAGCCTACTGGGGCTTCCTGCGCGGAACGCACATTGAGCCGATCAACGGAACCAACTCCACGGTTCCCGGAAAACAGCGGAAAGGCGGTCAGTCAAGTATCCGTTTCGAGCGTCTCCGGCTGATTGCGATTCATGAGTTCTACAAAAAAGTCGGTGAACGTGCTTCCGAGGCGTTCCTGGCCGAGCCGAACTTCTTTGAAAAGTTCAAGGGTCTGTTAATTGGCGGCCCGATGCCGACCAAAGAGGAGTTCGCCGAAGGAGACTTCCTCCATCACGAAGTGAAGAAACGGATTATTGGTCTCTTTGATGCCTCTTACACCAACGAGTTCGGTCTCCGTGAACTGGTGGACAATGCTCAGGATGCCCTTCGCGGCGTTGGCATCATGGACGAAAAGAAGGAGATGACCCGGTTCTTCAAGGAACTGATCAAGGAGAACGGATGCGCTGCATATGGAGAGGAGAGCGTCCGTGCCAATCTTGAAGCAGGGGCTGTTGACACGCTTCTTCTCTCGGAAAAGCTGCGAAAGGCCCGGCTGACCATTGCATGCGGCAACTGCGGCTATCAGGAGGTAAAGACCATGCAGGTCGAGGCAGGAAAGAAGTTTAAGGATCTGCCCTTTGGTCACTGCCCGCAATGCCAGTCTCCGCTCTATCTTACGGATGAAACGGATATCATTGAGGAGCTGACCAACCTTGCGGATATGTCCAATACCCGCGTTGAGATCATCTCCGATGATTTCGAGGAAGGATCCATGCTTTTCAGTGCGTTTGGCGGGATTGCCGCTGTTCTGCGGTATCCGACGGGGATGTAA
- a CDS encoding DUF5906 domain-containing protein, giving the protein MYYRNTMPITTTDPDMDLASYAGSLSAESTSATLTVVENPLSLPDDRLRLGELRAEIFYHDEFGLPKIKVTAFSSYLVELFKPVTVSGVLWIYDHTTGLYKQNDHHVEAEVQRVLDAMLYRGPVVALKKDLVSRLTDYRVVEESPFDLVAGIPARDGIIEPQPEGGVKLVPYGPSQFVRVRAATPYADAPERFPEGERFFREISCEDPAWERDLFRVLGYCLLLGNPSQKFFVLHGSGGNGKGVLIEWVMRTVGQLAGRVAPRELFCGNTAARETTLAGNAHRRLLVVSEAGGGVLNDDLLKRLTGDTVVTLNAIYAGEREYRVNGTPLFVTNSLPVFSSGGKGMMRREVCIPFDLDVAPDAQDEGLLERLATPEGNRWLLGKMATGAMEYVEAANKSAFWSAFCPRITGDSRDVLAGQDSLGEFVRVCLVQEEGARTPGREVFARWYAWEFGDEQEVHEARGGKGLRRNVSATELYAGLRMRGIDVRKRMRVGRKLETNVLMDWRLGEDA; this is encoded by the coding sequence ATGTATTACAGAAATACAATGCCAATCACCACCACTGACCCTGATATGGATCTCGCGTCCTACGCGGGTTCCCTCTCCGCCGAAAGCACCTCCGCTACGCTCACCGTTGTTGAAAATCCCCTTTCTCTGCCGGACGATCGTCTGCGGCTGGGGGAACTGCGCGCAGAGATTTTCTATCATGATGAGTTTGGTCTGCCGAAGATCAAAGTCACCGCGTTTTCCTCCTACCTCGTCGAGCTTTTCAAACCGGTCACGGTTTCCGGTGTTCTCTGGATTTACGACCACACAACCGGACTCTATAAACAGAACGATCACCACGTCGAAGCCGAGGTCCAGCGGGTGCTGGATGCGATGCTGTACCGCGGACCGGTTGTTGCACTGAAGAAGGATCTTGTGTCCCGCCTTACGGATTACCGGGTGGTGGAGGAGAGTCCGTTCGATCTGGTTGCGGGAATCCCCGCACGGGACGGGATTATTGAGCCGCAGCCGGAGGGCGGGGTGAAACTGGTTCCCTATGGTCCAAGCCAGTTTGTGCGCGTCCGTGCGGCGACGCCGTATGCGGATGCGCCGGAGAGGTTTCCGGAAGGCGAGAGGTTTTTCCGGGAGATCTCCTGCGAAGATCCCGCGTGGGAACGGGATCTGTTCCGGGTTCTGGGCTACTGTCTGCTGCTCGGCAATCCGTCGCAGAAGTTTTTTGTGCTGCATGGTTCGGGCGGGAACGGAAAAGGAGTGCTGATTGAGTGGGTGATGCGGACCGTCGGGCAGCTTGCGGGGCGCGTTGCGCCCCGTGAGCTGTTCTGCGGGAATACCGCGGCGCGGGAGACGACGCTTGCGGGGAATGCGCACCGGAGGCTGCTGGTGGTGTCGGAGGCGGGCGGCGGTGTGCTGAACGATGATCTGCTGAAGCGGCTGACGGGGGATACGGTGGTGACACTGAATGCGATTTATGCAGGGGAACGGGAGTATCGCGTGAACGGGACGCCGCTGTTTGTGACAAATTCCCTGCCGGTGTTTTCTTCGGGCGGGAAGGGGATGATGCGGCGGGAGGTGTGTATTCCGTTTGATCTGGATGTTGCGCCGGATGCCCAGGATGAGGGGCTGCTGGAACGGCTGGCAACGCCGGAGGGGAACCGCTGGCTGCTGGGGAAGATGGCGACAGGGGCAATGGAGTATGTGGAGGCGGCAAATAAGTCTGCGTTCTGGAGTGCGTTCTGTCCGCGGATTACGGGAGATTCCCGGGATGTGCTTGCAGGGCAGGATTCGCTGGGTGAGTTTGTGCGGGTATGTCTGGTGCAGGAGGAAGGGGCACGGACGCCGGGACGCGAAGTGTTTGCACGGTGGTATGCGTGGGAGTTCGGGGATGAACAGGAGGTGCATGAGGCCCGCGGAGGGAAAGGTCTGCGGCGGAATGTGAGTGCGACGGAGCTGTATGCGGGACTGCGGATGCGGGGGATTGATGTGCGGAAGCGGATGCGGGTCGGGAGAAAACTGGAGACGAATGTTCTGATGGACTGGCGTCTTGGGGAGGATGCGTAA
- a CDS encoding sodium:solute symporter family transporter, which yields MGLEQISEFLVNNLVLLIVVIYMAMMIAIGYFVQRKGADKSAENYLIANKGVGPLMVGGTVFSTNWCGGVLLGAAGTAYTGYVVSTIADPWATCLTLVLMAAFFCVILRKLKIASLSEMYRLRFGKRGATVATLMCIPSMITWTAANIVALTTIFKLFLDFDPLICAIIAGLIVVLYTYLGGMLAVVYTDNIQAVMIMLGLIILIPTGIAFVGGFDALAAATPENFWNLLPNDGAGAVASGFTVDPLGIFTWLAGLSGMGFGYLASVELTQRVLCARDTKAARQGLLLGSGMYAIAGFFSMMIALIAIVMVSQGATTPSGIPMGELLAEDGNYVLLVLAERLFDPSVMGVIGVALMAIFIGSLLAAIMSTSSSTIFAASAALSTLMLHGSLSKYATTSLQVLRLTRMLVLVIGVFCVFFSFVIDSLYWMMIFSFTILFNCMFWALVGGLFWKRCNASAAIASILVGFAGVILCIIAQSIYFGQIAIEPQDNLWIGIQTFVPWALGGIAMLVTALLTQKSDPPVALCDTDGELVKWEDLPLSADTVAVRRHIEEIKAREEE from the coding sequence ATGGGCTTAGAACAAATAAGCGAGTTTCTCGTCAACAATCTCGTTCTGCTGATTGTGGTGATCTACATGGCGATGATGATCGCCATCGGATACTTCGTCCAGCGAAAGGGTGCAGATAAAAGCGCAGAAAATTATCTGATCGCAAACAAAGGCGTCGGCCCTCTCATGGTCGGCGGCACCGTTTTCTCTACCAACTGGTGCGGCGGAGTACTGCTGGGCGCTGCCGGAACAGCATATACCGGATACGTGGTCTCCACAATTGCCGACCCGTGGGCCACATGCCTGACACTGGTCCTGATGGCAGCCTTCTTCTGTGTGATACTGCGCAAACTCAAAATTGCGTCTCTTTCGGAGATGTACCGGCTCCGGTTCGGAAAACGGGGGGCGACGGTTGCAACCCTGATGTGCATTCCCTCGATGATCACCTGGACTGCGGCAAACATCGTTGCACTGACAACAATTTTTAAGCTCTTTCTGGATTTTGACCCCCTGATCTGTGCGATCATTGCCGGTCTGATCGTCGTGCTGTACACCTATCTCGGAGGGATGCTCGCAGTCGTCTACACAGATAATATTCAGGCGGTAATGATCATGCTTGGCCTGATCATCCTGATTCCGACCGGCATTGCGTTTGTCGGCGGGTTTGATGCGCTGGCTGCGGCAACGCCGGAGAACTTCTGGAACCTTCTGCCAAACGACGGTGCCGGAGCGGTTGCCTCGGGATTCACCGTAGACCCGCTCGGTATCTTTACGTGGCTTGCCGGTCTCTCCGGAATGGGATTCGGCTATCTCGCATCAGTAGAGCTGACACAGCGGGTGTTGTGTGCCCGCGACACGAAGGCAGCACGTCAGGGTCTGCTTCTTGGATCCGGCATGTATGCGATCGCCGGATTCTTCTCGATGATGATTGCCCTGATTGCAATTGTGATGGTTTCCCAGGGCGCAACCACGCCGTCCGGCATCCCGATGGGCGAACTGCTCGCAGAAGACGGCAACTATGTACTGCTGGTGCTTGCAGAACGGTTGTTTGATCCCAGTGTGATGGGAGTCATCGGGGTTGCGCTGATGGCAATCTTCATTGGGTCGCTGCTTGCGGCGATTATGTCAACGTCGAGCTCCACGATCTTTGCGGCGTCTGCGGCTCTTTCGACGCTGATGCTGCATGGTTCGCTGTCGAAGTACGCAACCACATCCTTACAGGTACTGCGGCTGACGCGGATGCTGGTGCTGGTGATAGGCGTCTTCTGTGTGTTCTTCAGCTTCGTCATCGACAGTCTGTACTGGATGATGATCTTCTCGTTTACCATCCTGTTCAACTGCATGTTCTGGGCGCTCGTTGGCGGACTGTTCTGGAAACGGTGCAACGCCTCGGCGGCAATTGCATCGATTCTGGTGGGTTTTGCAGGAGTGATTCTCTGCATTATTGCCCAGTCGATCTACTTCGGCCAGATTGCAATTGAACCGCAGGACAACCTGTGGATTGGGATTCAGACATTTGTCCCGTGGGCACTCGGCGGCATTGCAATGCTAGTAACCGCGCTTCTGACCCAGAAGTCGGACCCTCCGGTTGCATTATGCGACACGGACGGAGAACTGGTGAAATGGGAAGATCTGCCGCTTTCAGCGGATACGGTTGCGGTACGCAGACATATTGAGGAGATAAAAGCACGGGAAGAGGAGTGA
- a CDS encoding zinc ribbon domain-containing protein: MINQPDGGKPEKKLISLRLPLPLLTAIDDFAWHHHTDRSDIIEKSCRFYITAVPCPQCQTLNPQNGKHCALCGAELLRPDHWIDTLRQITDQLMFRQRKLCTTETSLETSLFTLETREDEVASDQKPFLLLQINESLLLLKEIQQAILLSDTAEITADIRAAELLLQNPDNSQIPEMISRISRRLAEIEQLEDEAAHLIEYNQTFLDTLDTL; encoded by the coding sequence ATGATTAACCAGCCTGACGGCGGCAAGCCCGAAAAAAAACTCATCTCTCTTCGGCTTCCCCTCCCTCTCCTCACCGCAATCGACGACTTCGCCTGGCACCACCACACCGATCGATCCGACATCATCGAAAAATCCTGCCGCTTCTACATCACCGCAGTCCCCTGTCCCCAGTGCCAGACCCTCAACCCCCAGAACGGCAAACACTGCGCCCTCTGCGGCGCAGAACTCCTCCGTCCCGACCACTGGATAGACACCCTCCGGCAGATCACCGACCAGCTCATGTTCCGTCAGCGAAAACTCTGCACCACCGAAACCAGCCTCGAAACCTCCCTCTTCACCCTTGAAACCCGGGAAGACGAAGTGGCATCCGACCAAAAACCCTTCCTCCTCCTTCAGATAAACGAAAGCCTCCTCCTCTTAAAAGAAATCCAGCAAGCAATCCTCCTCAGCGACACCGCAGAGATCACCGCCGACATCCGCGCCGCAGAACTCCTCCTCCAAAACCCTGACAACTCCCAGATCCCCGAAATGATCAGCCGCATCTCCCGACGCCTTGCCGAAATCGAACAGCTCGAAGATGAGGCCGCCCATCTCATCGAGTACAACCAAACGTTCCTTGACACCCTCGATACCCTCTGA
- the twy1 gene encoding 4-demethylwyosine synthase TYW1, translating to MSRTRSSPQTPKDSLHRQGYNFISPETGASAAVKPCMWCKRALRGGDQCYKHQFYGIESWRCVQMTPTLRCNQRCLFCWRSMEHEITRETELTPEEIVAAIPRMQRKGLSGDKPWSDPDRWETATSHPNQYAISLSGEPTLYSRLPELIDLLRDAGNSVFVVSNGTVPQMIQKIRPTQLYLSLDASDLAGYTRLCRPMGDPAAMWNNILTSLSLLRDKEADGIRTAVRITLVKGYNDGDAAALAALIRDAAPRYVEVKGYMYLGYSRMRLPETAAPDMDEIRTFARAVAEHADYQIRDENAPSRVVCLERKP from the coding sequence ATGTCCCGTACGCGTTCCTCTCCCCAAACCCCCAAAGACTCTCTTCACCGTCAGGGATACAACTTCATCTCTCCGGAAACCGGAGCATCTGCCGCCGTCAAACCCTGCATGTGGTGCAAACGCGCACTCCGCGGCGGCGACCAGTGTTACAAACACCAGTTCTACGGCATCGAAAGCTGGCGCTGCGTCCAGATGACGCCAACCCTTCGCTGCAACCAGCGCTGCCTCTTCTGCTGGCGCAGTATGGAACACGAAATCACGCGGGAAACCGAACTCACCCCCGAAGAGATCGTCGCCGCCATCCCCCGCATGCAGAGAAAAGGACTCTCCGGCGACAAACCATGGAGTGACCCCGACCGCTGGGAAACCGCCACCAGTCACCCCAATCAGTATGCCATCTCCCTCTCCGGCGAACCCACCCTCTACAGTCGTCTGCCCGAACTCATCGACCTCCTCAGAGACGCCGGAAACAGCGTCTTCGTCGTCTCGAACGGGACCGTTCCGCAGATGATCCAAAAAATCAGGCCGACTCAGCTCTACCTTTCCTTAGACGCCTCCGACCTTGCCGGATACACGCGGCTCTGCCGCCCCATGGGCGACCCGGCCGCCATGTGGAACAACATCTTGACCTCCCTTTCCCTCCTCAGAGACAAAGAAGCGGACGGCATCCGCACCGCCGTACGGATAACCCTTGTCAAAGGATACAACGACGGTGACGCCGCAGCACTCGCCGCTCTCATCCGCGATGCCGCCCCTCGTTACGTCGAGGTCAAAGGATACATGTATCTTGGATACAGTCGAATGAGATTACCAGAAACTGCCGCACCGGACATGGACGAAATTCGGACCTTTGCCCGTGCCGTGGCAGAACACGCAGACTACCAGATACGCGACGAAAACGCACCCAGCCGGGTCGTATGCCTTGAGAGAAAACCATGA